The Shewanella japonica genome has a window encoding:
- a CDS encoding MATE family efflux transporter, with the protein MIDKHGLLSAPIGRVLFNMSFPNLIGILTIYGGSLIDTFFISQLGTDALTAVSFTFPVAVVFASIAIGIGAAVSTNLARLIGAGHHDKAKNFLFDALLLTFLLVSVLVSLGIMAIDPLFTLMGANEKTLPLIHDYMLIWFISAPLLVLLMVGNQGIRATGDTRSPAIIMSVAAIINLVLDPFLIFGIGPFPRLEIQGAAIATLVSWVVSFTVSVYILVFKKQILEMMSLCKLRIKKNWKTLGHIARPAALMNMLNPIANGVILAMLARADQAAVAAYGAGIRLETLFIVVTMAMTSSLMPFVGQNLGAGQHKRAKEGMLLALRFAFVFQSLMYIPILLSGESIAKLFSSDPLVIDWLSFYIQVLPAAYGWLAIVIMFATCLNAYHRPLKSLVINVIRLFGLMLPLAALGMYLGGVKGLLIAIPVTNVIMGIACYIMACRITEHPSVKYTNNNSNGNSGSDSGVTNSADSVI; encoded by the coding sequence ATGATAGATAAACACGGGTTACTCAGCGCACCCATTGGCCGCGTGCTATTTAACATGAGTTTCCCTAACCTTATCGGTATCCTCACCATTTATGGTGGAAGCCTTATAGATACGTTTTTCATTAGCCAATTAGGGACTGATGCGCTTACTGCTGTCAGTTTTACTTTTCCAGTCGCTGTTGTTTTTGCAAGTATTGCAATAGGTATTGGTGCCGCTGTATCAACAAACTTAGCAAGGCTCATTGGCGCTGGTCATCATGATAAAGCGAAAAACTTCTTGTTTGATGCCCTATTACTGACGTTTTTATTAGTCAGTGTCCTGGTGTCATTAGGGATTATGGCCATTGACCCATTGTTTACCCTAATGGGGGCAAACGAAAAAACATTACCACTGATCCACGATTACATGCTGATTTGGTTCATCAGTGCTCCGCTTTTAGTCTTATTAATGGTCGGTAACCAAGGAATAAGAGCAACTGGTGACACCCGCTCACCAGCAATTATTATGTCTGTTGCCGCCATCATTAATCTGGTTTTAGATCCCTTCCTTATTTTTGGTATCGGGCCATTTCCACGATTAGAAATCCAAGGGGCTGCCATTGCGACATTGGTCTCTTGGGTCGTTTCATTTACCGTATCTGTTTATATCTTAGTGTTTAAAAAACAAATCCTCGAAATGATGAGTTTATGTAAGCTAAGGATAAAAAAGAACTGGAAAACATTAGGTCACATTGCACGACCTGCCGCCTTAATGAATATGCTAAATCCTATTGCCAATGGGGTGATATTAGCCATGCTAGCCCGAGCAGACCAAGCCGCTGTGGCAGCTTATGGTGCAGGTATTCGCTTAGAAACCTTATTTATTGTAGTCACCATGGCGATGACCTCCAGCCTTATGCCATTTGTTGGGCAAAACCTCGGGGCTGGACAACACAAGCGAGCCAAAGAGGGCATGTTGCTCGCACTACGCTTTGCATTTGTGTTTCAAAGCTTAATGTATATTCCAATATTGTTAAGTGGCGAATCCATTGCTAAGTTGTTCAGTAGCGACCCTTTAGTCATCGATTGGCTGAGTTTTTATATTCAAGTATTGCCTGCTGCGTACGGCTGGCTTGCTATCGTTATCATGTTTGCCACCTGTTTAAATGCCTACCACCGACCACTCAAGTCATTAGTCATTAATGTCATCAGGTTGTTTGGATTGATGTTGCCACTGGCTGCTTTAGGGATGTATTTGGGCGGCGTAAAAGGCTTGCTTATTGCTATACCAGTGACTAACGTCATTATGGGAATAGCCTGTTACATTATGGCTTGCAGGATCACTGAACATCCTTCGGTTAAATACACCAATAATAATTCAAATGGTAATAGCGGTAGTGATAGTGGCGTTACAAACTCCGCTGACAGCGTTATCTAA
- a CDS encoding co-chaperone GroES: MNIRPLHDRVIVKRLEVESTSAGGIVLTGSAAEVSTRGEILAVGNGRILENGEVKALDVKVGDVVIFNEGYGVKKEKIDGEEVLILSESDLMAVVG, translated from the coding sequence ATGAATATTCGTCCATTACATGACCGCGTAATCGTAAAACGTTTAGAGGTTGAGTCAACTTCAGCTGGTGGCATCGTATTAACTGGTAGCGCTGCAGAAGTTTCAACACGTGGTGAAATCCTAGCTGTAGGCAATGGTCGCATCTTAGAAAACGGTGAAGTTAAAGCCCTTGACGTAAAAGTCGGCGACGTAGTGATTTTCAATGAAGGTTACGGTGTGAAGAAAGAAAAGATTGATGGTGAAGAAGTTCTTATCCTATCAGAATCTGACTTAATGGCAGTTGTAGGTTAA
- the groL gene encoding chaperonin GroEL (60 kDa chaperone family; promotes refolding of misfolded polypeptides especially under stressful conditions; forms two stacked rings of heptamers to form a barrel-shaped 14mer; ends can be capped by GroES; misfolded proteins enter the barrel where they are refolded when GroES binds), translating into MSAKEVKFGSDARVKMLDGVNILANAVKVTLGPKGRNVVLDKSFGAPLITKDGVSVAKEIELEDKFENMGAQMVKEVASKANDAAGDGTTTATVLAQSIVTEGLKAVAAGMNPMDLKRGIDKAVVAAVTELKALSQECSDSKAIAQVGTISANSDESIGEIIATAMERVGKEGVITVEEGQALENELDVVEGMQFDRGYLSPYFINKPETGSVELDSPFILLVDKKISNIRELLPILEGLAKTGKPLLIVAEDVEGEALATLVVNNMRGIVKVAAVKAPGFGDRRKAMLQDIAILTGGTVIAEEIGLEIEKATLEDLGTAKRVVITKDNATIIDGNGEQVQISARVSQIKQQVEESTSDYDKEKLQERMAKLAGGVAVIKVGAATEVEMKEKKARVEDALHATRAAVEEGVVPGGGVALVRVASKISEVEVSNEDQKHGVIIALRSMEAPLRQIATNAGEEASVVANNVKNGNGNYGYNAGNDTYGDMLEMGILDPTKVTRSALQFAASIAGLMITTEAMVAEIPQEAAAPDMGGMGGGMGGMGGMGM; encoded by the coding sequence ATGTCAGCAAAAGAAGTTAAATTTGGCAGTGACGCTCGCGTTAAAATGCTAGACGGCGTAAACATTCTTGCAAACGCAGTTAAAGTGACCTTAGGCCCTAAAGGTCGTAACGTTGTTTTAGACAAAAGTTTTGGCGCACCGCTAATCACTAAAGATGGTGTATCGGTAGCAAAAGAAATCGAACTAGAAGATAAGTTCGAGAACATGGGCGCACAAATGGTGAAAGAAGTTGCTTCTAAAGCCAATGATGCAGCTGGTGACGGTACAACTACCGCTACTGTTCTTGCACAATCAATTGTGACTGAAGGTCTTAAGGCTGTTGCCGCGGGTATGAACCCAATGGATCTTAAGCGTGGTATCGACAAAGCCGTTGTTGCCGCTGTAACTGAGCTTAAAGCATTGTCTCAAGAGTGTTCAGACTCTAAAGCGATTGCTCAGGTTGGTACTATTTCAGCTAACTCTGACGAATCAATCGGTGAAATCATTGCCACTGCAATGGAGCGCGTCGGTAAAGAAGGCGTTATCACTGTTGAAGAAGGCCAAGCACTAGAAAACGAATTAGACGTTGTTGAAGGTATGCAGTTTGACCGTGGTTACCTATCACCATACTTCATCAATAAGCCAGAAACTGGCAGCGTAGAGTTAGATTCTCCATTTATCTTATTAGTTGATAAGAAAATCTCTAACATCCGTGAATTACTACCGATTCTTGAAGGTCTAGCAAAAACAGGTAAGCCATTGCTTATCGTTGCAGAAGACGTTGAAGGTGAAGCATTAGCAACATTAGTTGTGAACAACATGCGTGGTATCGTTAAAGTGGCTGCTGTTAAAGCACCAGGCTTTGGTGATCGTCGTAAAGCAATGCTACAAGACATCGCAATCTTAACTGGCGGTACAGTTATCGCTGAAGAAATCGGTCTTGAAATTGAAAAAGCGACATTAGAAGATTTAGGTACAGCTAAGCGCGTAGTTATCACTAAAGATAACGCAACCATCATCGATGGTAACGGTGAGCAAGTACAAATCTCTGCACGTGTATCGCAAATCAAACAACAAGTTGAAGAATCAACGTCTGACTACGACAAAGAGAAGCTTCAAGAACGTATGGCTAAACTTGCTGGCGGCGTAGCTGTTATCAAAGTTGGCGCAGCGACAGAAGTTGAAATGAAAGAGAAAAAAGCGCGCGTAGAAGATGCATTACATGCAACTCGTGCAGCAGTAGAAGAAGGTGTTGTACCAGGAGGCGGGGTAGCGCTAGTACGTGTTGCCTCTAAAATCTCTGAAGTTGAAGTTAGCAACGAAGACCAAAAACACGGTGTTATTATCGCACTACGTTCAATGGAAGCACCACTTCGTCAAATCGCGACTAACGCAGGTGAAGAAGCATCAGTTGTGGCTAACAACGTGAAAAATGGTAACGGCAACTACGGTTACAACGCAGGTAACGACACTTACGGCGACATGCTAGAAATGGGTATTCTTGACCCAACTAAAGTAACCCGTAGTGCATTACAGTTTGCTGCGTCTATTGCAGGTCTAATGATCACAACAGAAGCAATGGTAGCTGAAATTCCACAAGAAGCTGCAGCGCCTGATATGGGCGGTATGGGCGGTGGAATGGGCGGAATGGGCGGCATGGGCATGTAA
- a CDS encoding WYL domain-containing protein, producing MTNTYSFYQLQSEIKINAERLAYIDFKLRFTGVIKRQDLYNEFGLAEAAASRMITLYKQYRKDNFFYDSKVKVNSIKLDSYVPLIPLDSETGLGMLANGFNKNKMSDRPVLEYKRIGRISNQLNIENVSVITRAMSNHQAISCKYISGNSSNYKARELVPLSLMNDGKNWKFRAYDRSEKNKEKRFKNFNFSRVASVENVQGDSKKGLAYESLKDDYLWNLQVPIALELHPSLNEEQKQTVRKDFGLSPEDSEIFLTESAALVWILTKLWFIDVGKDNNEELFYNFELKNREMLKNYI from the coding sequence ATGACTAACACATACAGCTTTTATCAGCTTCAAAGTGAAATCAAAATTAACGCAGAAAGGTTAGCTTATATAGACTTCAAATTGAGATTTACTGGTGTAATAAAGAGGCAGGATCTATATAACGAGTTTGGCTTAGCTGAAGCTGCTGCATCTAGAATGATTACGTTATACAAGCAATATAGGAAGGATAACTTTTTTTATGACAGTAAAGTTAAAGTAAATAGTATTAAGCTGGATTCATATGTGCCTCTTATCCCATTAGATTCTGAAACTGGCCTAGGCATGCTGGCAAATGGATTTAATAAAAATAAAATGTCAGATAGGCCTGTTCTTGAGTATAAGAGAATTGGAAGAATTTCTAATCAGCTAAATATAGAAAACGTATCTGTTATAACTCGAGCTATGAGTAACCATCAAGCAATCTCCTGTAAATATATATCTGGTAATAGTTCTAATTATAAAGCCCGTGAACTTGTTCCATTATCATTAATGAATGATGGTAAAAACTGGAAATTTAGAGCGTATGATCGGAGTGAAAAAAATAAGGAGAAGAGGTTCAAAAATTTTAACTTTTCTAGGGTTGCAAGTGTTGAGAATGTTCAGGGTGATTCTAAGAAAGGCTTGGCATATGAGTCCTTAAAAGATGATTATCTTTGGAACTTGCAAGTTCCAATTGCTTTAGAGCTTCATCCGTCTTTAAATGAAGAACAAAAACAGACTGTCCGGAAAGATTTTGGTTTGTCTCCTGAAGATAGTGAAATATTTTTAACAGAAAGTGCCGCTTTAGTTTGGATACTAACTAAATTATGGTTTATTGATGTAGGTAAAGACAATAATGAAGAACTGTTTTATAACTTTGAATTAAAAAATAGAGAGATGCTTAAAAATTATATTTAA
- a CDS encoding excalibur calcium-binding domain-containing protein, whose amino-acid sequence MKPDIAGSKDVFIHISALKLMARKPVVGDQISYFSETQSDGKIKAIKANIEGVAVISTRKSNNNHRRHDKNKSTSGMLIPLLVIFALGIFGFQKYKEMTATPVLTNQDIEQMEWQPSVKSNNPITNQPTFRCEAGKFHCSQMRSCAEATFYNNNCPGTKMDGDRDGIPCESQWCN is encoded by the coding sequence ATCAAACCAGATATCGCTGGCAGTAAAGATGTATTCATACACATCTCCGCACTCAAGCTCATGGCAAGAAAACCAGTCGTTGGCGACCAAATCAGCTACTTTTCAGAGACTCAAAGTGATGGAAAGATCAAAGCGATAAAAGCCAATATCGAAGGTGTCGCAGTTATCTCTACCCGCAAGTCCAATAATAATCATCGCCGACACGACAAAAATAAGTCAACAAGCGGCATGCTTATCCCTCTATTAGTCATATTTGCCCTCGGCATATTTGGCTTTCAGAAATATAAAGAAATGACAGCAACGCCAGTACTAACGAACCAAGACATTGAACAGATGGAGTGGCAGCCCTCGGTAAAAAGCAATAACCCAATCACTAACCAACCAACATTTAGATGTGAAGCTGGAAAATTCCATTGCAGTCAAATGCGCTCATGTGCCGAGGCGACTTTTTATAACAACAACTGCCCAGGCACAAAAATGGACGGTGATAGAGACGGCATCCCCTGCGAAAGCCAGTGGTGTAACTGA
- a CDS encoding IS4 family transposase, translating into MNAKQVLSKCLSLVTPMMHKTRRLSLFTAIKSSMNGGSISVTGLGRDIDSKAMEKHKIKRVDRLCSNTHLHRDIEFIYSRMAYLLVGNIKQPIIHIDWSDLDDRKQNFLIRASLAAQGRSLTLYEEIHPLNKKEKPKTHQLFLTKLKTMLPSDCKPIIVTDAGFRIPWFRQILSLNWDYVGRFRNRTHCKKLSEQHWYPVKKLYVQASSRAKWLGEFLLGENSPFQSRLVLFKRAVRGRKDKNAVGDKARSSKRSRANAEREKEPWLLATSLSQSKAAAKRVVQIYATRMQIEESFRDVKTGLKLNDSGTRIITRLSVLLMIASLSQFTLYLLGLAVKSADKHWQYQANSIKHRNVLSNQFIGLRAYKDRHLKLLKSHWQIAIKTLKGLIREPQACY; encoded by the coding sequence ATGAATGCAAAGCAAGTTTTATCAAAATGCCTATCACTTGTCACCCCAATGATGCACAAAACTCGTCGCCTGAGCCTATTTACTGCCATCAAAAGTTCGATGAATGGGGGCTCTATTTCTGTTACTGGTCTTGGTCGAGACATTGATAGTAAAGCCATGGAAAAGCACAAGATTAAGCGTGTAGACAGGCTTTGTAGTAACACTCATTTACATCGTGATATTGAGTTTATCTATAGCCGTATGGCCTATCTGCTAGTGGGGAATATTAAACAGCCAATTATTCATATTGATTGGTCTGATTTGGATGATCGTAAACAGAATTTCCTCATCCGCGCATCCCTTGCAGCTCAAGGACGCTCACTCACGCTCTACGAAGAAATACATCCTCTTAATAAGAAAGAGAAGCCAAAGACTCACCAATTATTTCTGACAAAATTAAAGACCATGCTGCCCAGTGATTGCAAGCCTATCATCGTCACCGATGCAGGCTTTCGCATACCTTGGTTTAGGCAGATACTATCGCTTAACTGGGATTACGTTGGGCGCTTTAGGAATAGAACACACTGCAAAAAACTCTCAGAGCAGCATTGGTATCCAGTTAAGAAACTGTATGTTCAAGCAAGCTCTAGAGCCAAATGGCTTGGGGAATTTCTATTAGGTGAGAACTCGCCATTTCAATCTCGGTTGGTGCTTTTTAAGCGAGCAGTAAGAGGACGAAAAGATAAAAATGCTGTTGGCGATAAAGCTAGAAGTAGCAAGCGTTCTCGAGCCAATGCTGAGCGAGAAAAAGAGCCTTGGTTATTGGCAACATCTCTTTCTCAGTCGAAGGCTGCCGCTAAGCGTGTTGTTCAAATTTATGCGACCAGAATGCAGATAGAGGAAAGCTTTAGAGATGTTAAAACAGGCCTAAAATTGAATGATAGTGGTACTCGAATAATAACTAGACTTAGCGTATTACTAATGATTGCCTCCTTGTCTCAATTTACACTGTACCTCTTAGGGTTAGCGGTGAAATCTGCAGACAAACACTGGCAGTATCAAGCTAATTCAATAAAGCACCGCAATGTCCTCTCAAACCAATTTATAGGCTTGAGAGCATACAAAGATAGGCACTTAAAGCTGTTGAAATCGCATTGGCAGATAGCTATCAAGACACTAAAGGGCTTAATTCGGGAACCACAAGCATGTTATTAA
- a CDS encoding PilZ domain-containing protein produces MINLRKQARLNTHLPASLSVQQANSEQHSQVLTGTIHDISVSGCRFKTDSQPKALHHLDRLIELAISLDASTVPLKIKAKVSNSNAGRNGVLSLGIEFLTEQMCPKINQQLAQLLQYPMLSKAS; encoded by the coding sequence ATGATTAACCTGCGCAAACAAGCAAGGTTGAATACTCATCTCCCTGCTAGCTTGAGCGTTCAGCAAGCTAACTCTGAGCAACATAGCCAAGTACTGACCGGGACAATCCATGATATTTCGGTATCGGGTTGTCGCTTTAAAACCGATAGCCAACCTAAAGCCTTACATCATTTAGACAGATTGATTGAGCTAGCTATTAGCCTAGACGCGAGTACTGTACCGCTTAAAATCAAGGCCAAAGTGAGCAATAGCAATGCTGGTCGTAATGGAGTGCTGTCATTAGGAATAGAGTTTTTGACCGAGCAAATGTGCCCTAAAATCAATCAACAGCTCGCTCAACTTCTGCAATATCCTATGCTCTCTAAAGCCAGCTAA
- a CDS encoding flagellar brake domain-containing protein translates to MTNKRVQLVTEPEKINHTLGLLKADSQIDIEFAFFSNERIKGRVVGAQAGKYFLLALPKTVFRTQENMLVEGQTVVVRSIIEGNTGACIAFKVRIQSVSRAPYYLLFIDFPKN, encoded by the coding sequence GTGACTAATAAACGCGTACAGCTTGTTACTGAACCAGAGAAAATCAATCACACTTTAGGTTTGCTCAAGGCTGATAGCCAAATTGACATCGAGTTTGCTTTTTTTAGTAACGAGCGCATCAAAGGCCGTGTTGTAGGTGCTCAAGCTGGCAAGTATTTTCTATTGGCATTACCTAAAACGGTATTTCGTACTCAAGAAAACATGCTAGTTGAAGGGCAGACTGTGGTAGTAAGATCAATTATTGAAGGTAATACAGGTGCCTGCATTGCCTTTAAAGTGCGTATCCAGTCGGTAAGTAGAGCTCCATATTATCTGTTGTTTATCGACTTCCCAAAAAATTAG
- a CDS encoding zinc metallopeptidase encodes MLMALSHHGESYMPVYGILVFMLWIILFIVIAGCVFLPGLWVNHVINKFKQPADRYRQQGSGGELARHLLDRFGLHDVKVEETPDGDHYDPTAKTVRLTPDNYSGYSLTAVTVAAHEVGHALQDSRGETMFITRQKLARAAMVGERIAGIMMFAAPVVFMLTRIPQAGALTILIGVLSMGLSTIVHLVTLPVEFDASYGKALPILKEGNYLHDGDLKHAEKILKAAALTYVAGSLVSLLNLGRWIAVLRR; translated from the coding sequence ATGCTAATGGCCTTGAGTCATCATGGTGAGAGTTATATGCCCGTTTATGGCATACTGGTTTTCATGCTATGGATCATTCTATTTATTGTCATTGCGGGCTGCGTATTCTTGCCTGGCTTGTGGGTCAATCACGTCATTAACAAGTTTAAGCAGCCTGCTGATCGCTACCGTCAGCAAGGTAGCGGTGGTGAACTTGCTCGTCATCTTCTAGATCGTTTTGGCCTGCATGACGTCAAAGTTGAAGAAACTCCCGACGGTGATCATTATGATCCCACCGCTAAGACTGTTCGCCTAACGCCAGATAACTATTCCGGTTACTCCCTAACTGCTGTGACTGTCGCTGCCCACGAGGTCGGGCATGCACTGCAGGACTCTCGTGGCGAGACGATGTTTATCACGCGACAAAAGCTCGCTAGAGCTGCAATGGTCGGTGAACGTATTGCTGGCATAATGATGTTCGCGGCGCCAGTGGTGTTTATGCTAACCCGTATACCGCAAGCTGGCGCGTTGACTATTTTGATTGGCGTGCTGTCGATGGGGTTGAGCACTATTGTGCATTTGGTGACCTTGCCAGTGGAGTTCGATGCCAGTTATGGCAAGGCGCTGCCTATTTTAAAAGAGGGCAATTATCTGCATGACGGTGACTTAAAACATGCGGAGAAGATCCTAAAAGCAGCAGCGCTAACCTATGTGGCTGGCTCGCTGGTCAGTTTACTTAATCTTGGCCGCTGGATAGCGGTGCTACGTCGTTAA
- a CDS encoding sulfite exporter TauE/SafE family protein has product MNIIEFITANITTFLALVATGIFAGILAGLLGVGGGIVIVPVLFFLFQSFGVSAESAMLVATATSLATIVPTSVSSIRSHNQKGNVDFELLKRWVGFILIGVLLGSWLVTRVDGTILTMVFGVIATLSALNMLLRTGKAAHYQQLPGNVGQTVMGTSIGFFSSMVGIGGGTISVPLLTLYNYPAHKAVGTAAAIGLIISLPAALTMLVLGSTPSDAPAGTLGLVNLVGFICIVPLTVLFAPVGTSLGAKLDGAKLKKVFACVLLFTGLRMLGQLFL; this is encoded by the coding sequence ATGAATATCATTGAATTTATAACAGCGAATATAACAACCTTTTTAGCCTTGGTGGCCACAGGTATTTTCGCGGGAATTTTAGCGGGTTTGTTAGGTGTCGGCGGCGGGATTGTTATTGTGCCAGTGCTGTTTTTCTTGTTCCAAAGCTTTGGCGTATCAGCTGAGTCGGCGATGTTAGTTGCTACTGCCACTTCGCTTGCGACCATAGTGCCGACCTCGGTAAGTTCGATTCGTTCTCACAATCAAAAAGGCAATGTCGATTTTGAGCTGCTTAAACGGTGGGTTGGATTTATTCTGATTGGCGTGTTGTTGGGCAGTTGGTTGGTGACGCGTGTTGACGGTACGATACTGACGATGGTGTTTGGGGTTATTGCGACGCTATCAGCATTAAACATGTTATTGAGAACGGGAAAGGCAGCGCACTATCAACAATTACCCGGTAACGTTGGGCAAACGGTTATGGGCACTTCGATTGGCTTTTTCAGTTCAATGGTAGGCATTGGCGGCGGCACGATTTCGGTGCCATTACTGACGCTTTATAACTACCCAGCTCATAAGGCAGTAGGTACGGCTGCAGCGATTGGATTAATTATTTCGTTGCCTGCGGCGCTCACTATGTTGGTATTAGGCAGTACCCCAAGCGATGCGCCAGCTGGCACTTTGGGTTTGGTTAATCTGGTAGGGTTTATCTGCATTGTGCCGCTAACAGTATTATTTGCACCTGTTGGGACATCATTAGGGGCCAAGCTAGATGGAGCCAAGCTTAAGAAGGTTTTTGCTTGTGTATTACTGTTCACGGGTTTGCGGATGTTGGGGCAGCTTTTTCTGTAG
- a CDS encoding methionine synthase, giving the protein MKTNTQTPLLPTSTAGSLPKPSWLAEPEALWSPWKLQGKELIDGKHDALRLSLHEQQQAGIDIVSDGEQTRQHFVTTFIEHLTGVDFENRKTVKIRDRYDASVPTVVGAVSRPKSVFVEDAKVLRQQTNKTIKWALPGPMTMIDTLYDDHYHSREKLAWEFAKILNQEAKELEAAGVDIIQFDEPAFNVFFDEVNEWGIACLERAIEGLKCETAVHICYGYGIKANTDWKKTLGTEWRQYEQAFPKLQQSTIDIISLECHNSHVPIELLELIRGKKVMVGAIDVATDTIETPEEVAATLREALKYVDADKLYPCTNCGMAPLSRDVARGKLNALSKGAAMIRQELAANN; this is encoded by the coding sequence ATGAAAACAAATACACAAACACCTCTATTGCCAACATCAACAGCGGGCAGCTTACCGAAACCGTCATGGCTTGCAGAGCCTGAGGCCTTATGGTCGCCTTGGAAATTACAAGGCAAGGAATTAATTGATGGTAAACACGATGCGCTGCGCTTGTCATTGCATGAACAGCAACAAGCAGGGATTGATATCGTCAGTGATGGCGAGCAAACCCGCCAACACTTTGTGACCACCTTTATCGAGCACTTAACTGGCGTTGACTTTGAAAATCGAAAAACGGTTAAAATACGTGACCGTTATGATGCGAGCGTGCCTACTGTCGTGGGCGCTGTTTCACGTCCTAAATCGGTTTTTGTTGAAGACGCTAAAGTTCTTCGTCAGCAAACCAATAAAACCATTAAATGGGCCTTACCTGGACCAATGACCATGATAGATACCCTTTATGACGACCATTACCACAGCCGTGAAAAACTCGCTTGGGAGTTTGCCAAGATACTCAACCAAGAGGCGAAAGAGTTAGAAGCTGCAGGGGTTGATATCATTCAATTTGATGAGCCTGCATTTAACGTGTTTTTTGACGAAGTGAATGAATGGGGGATTGCGTGTTTAGAGCGAGCAATCGAAGGCCTAAAATGCGAAACCGCGGTGCATATTTGCTATGGCTACGGCATTAAAGCCAACACAGACTGGAAAAAGACCTTAGGCACAGAGTGGCGCCAATATGAGCAGGCCTTTCCTAAACTGCAGCAGTCTACTATCGATATTATCTCGCTAGAATGTCATAACTCCCATGTGCCCATCGAACTGCTTGAGCTAATACGAGGTAAAAAGGTAATGGTGGGTGCAATTGATGTCGCCACCGACACCATCGAAACACCTGAAGAAGTCGCAGCAACCCTACGTGAAGCACTCAAATATGTGGATGCCGACAAGCTGTACCCATGTACTAACTGCGGCATGGCACCTTTATCACGTGATGTCGCAAGAGGAAAATTGAATGCTCTTAGCAAAGGCGCTGCAATGATTAGACAAGAGCTTGCTGCCAACAACTAG
- a CDS encoding DUF1852 domain-containing protein: protein MSNDFTFSIKNICLDENYQPSDSTRITTNFANLARGESRQQNLRNALTMIDNSFNALAYWDNPKGDRYSVELEIISVDMRIEGNNQAFPSIEILKTHIVDHHTKERIEGIVGNNFSSYVRDYDFSVLLSEHNKGQSQFSIPDTFGDLHGKLFKYFVNSDTYKQHFKKTPVICLSVSDNKTYQRTGNQHPLLGFEYQPNESSLTEQYFKKMGLQVRYFMPPKSVAPLAFYFFGDLLNDYSNLELISTISTMETFQKIYRPEIYNANAVAGNCYQPNLKNQDHSLTQIVYDREERSKLAVKQGKFAEEHFIKPYQSLLEQWSANYAV, encoded by the coding sequence ATGAGTAACGATTTTACATTTTCGATTAAAAATATTTGTCTTGATGAAAACTACCAGCCATCAGACAGCACTCGCATTACCACTAACTTTGCCAACTTAGCCAGAGGTGAAAGTCGTCAGCAGAACTTACGAAACGCATTGACGATGATCGATAACAGTTTTAATGCCCTCGCCTATTGGGATAACCCCAAAGGTGATCGATATTCTGTCGAACTTGAAATCATTTCTGTAGATATGAGAATTGAAGGAAATAATCAAGCATTCCCGTCAATTGAGATATTGAAAACCCATATTGTGGATCATCACACCAAGGAACGGATTGAAGGCATTGTCGGCAATAACTTTTCATCTTACGTGCGAGATTATGACTTTAGCGTCTTACTGTCTGAGCATAATAAAGGCCAAAGTCAATTTAGTATCCCTGATACCTTTGGCGATCTGCATGGCAAATTGTTTAAGTATTTCGTGAACTCAGATACCTATAAGCAGCACTTCAAAAAAACACCGGTTATTTGCCTGAGTGTGTCAGACAACAAAACCTACCAGCGCACGGGTAATCAACATCCATTATTGGGGTTTGAGTATCAACCCAATGAGTCATCGTTAACCGAGCAATACTTCAAAAAAATGGGCTTACAGGTTCGCTACTTTATGCCGCCTAAAAGTGTTGCACCATTAGCGTTCTACTTTTTTGGCGATTTACTGAATGATTACAGTAACCTCGAATTAATTAGCACCATCAGCACAATGGAAACCTTTCAAAAAATTTATCGACCTGAAATTTATAATGCCAATGCGGTGGCAGGAAACTGCTATCAGCCTAATTTGAAAAACCAAGACCACTCGCTCACGCAAATTGTTTATGACCGAGAAGAGCGCAGTAAGTTAGCAGTGAAACAAGGCAAGTTTGCAGAAGAACACTTCATCAAACCTTACCAATCATTACTCGAACAATGGTCAGCGAATTACGCAGTTTGA